A single Lolium perenne isolate Kyuss_39 chromosome 6, Kyuss_2.0, whole genome shotgun sequence DNA region contains:
- the LOC127306992 gene encoding uncharacterized protein: MAFLFNKFQEAIRTLAKSPRFARDPRHLQFDADVNRLFLYTSYYRLGENSEEKDAEEIIDMASKASVTDQQKQVQENVNYQLKHICKTMDNILRPDAKKDPSESTSDAHNNSRRSGLSLAVGTGVASANKPAVPATRPLTRAELSNKLRDQLGYTLGIRPSLIPHKDAGQGLFLSGEANVGAVLAIYPGVIYSPAYYRYIPGYPRIDACNSYLITRYDGTIINAKPWHLGGETREIWDGSDSVDYNTVSPKSPESNSDRAWRMLNKPLEKSRSENFGEVLERRNPLAFGHFANHPPGGSTPNVMICPYDFPLTEKDMRAYIPNIAFGGEEPITMKRFGSFWFKSRGSGKQTEESPVLKTLVLVSTRSICDEELFLNYRYSSTKARPEWYTPVDEEEDKRRWS; this comes from the exons GCAATCAGAACACTTGCAAAGAGTCCAAGGTTTGCTCGAGACCCACGGCATCTTCAGTTTGACGCTGATGTAAATCGTTTGTTTCTCTATACAAG CTACTATCGCTTGGGAGAGAATTCTGAAGAAAAGGATGCTGAGGAGATTATTGACATGGCTAGCAAAGCATCTGTTACTGACCAGCAGAAACAAGTGCAGGAAAATGTCAATTACCAACTTAAGCATATATGCAAAACCATGGATAACATTCTTCGTCCTGATGCAAAAAAGGATCCATCAGAGTCTACTTCAGATGCTCATAATAATTCTCGGCGAAGTGGCTTGAGTTTGGCCGTTGGCACAGGAGTTGCATCTGCAAACAAGCCAG CTGTACCTGCTACTCGACCTTTAACTCGAGCTGAATTGTCAAACAAATTAAGGGATCAGTTGGGCTACACACTTGGCATCAGGCCATCATTAATTCCTCACAAAGATGCGGGGCAAGGTCTGTTCTTATCTGGAGAAGCTAATGTTGGTGCTGTCCTGGCCATCTACCCTGGAGTGATATATTCACCTGCTTATTATCGATACATCCCTGGATACCCAAGAATTGACGCGTGCAACAGCTATCTTATTACAAGATATGATGGAACAATAATCAACGCGAAGCCATGGCATTTAGGTGGTGAAACAAGAGAAATATGGGATGGTTCAGATTCTGTAGACTACAATACAGTGTCACCCAAAAGTCCAGAGAGCAACTCTGATCGTGCGTGGAGGATGCTTAACAAGCCCCTCGAGAAGAGTCGTAGTGAAAACTTTGGGGAGGTGCTTGAACGACGAAATCCACTAGCTTTTGGTCATTTTGCGAATCATCCACCGGGAGGGTCAACTCCTAATGTCATGATCTGCCCATATGATTTTCCATTGACAGAGAAGGATATGAGAGCATACATCCCAAACATTGCGTTTGGTGGTGAAGAGCCCATCACGATGAAGAGGTTTGGCTCAttctggttcaagtcaagaggttCTGGTAAACAAACCGAGGAGTCGCCTGTTCTAAAGACGCTCGTGCTAGTGAGTACAAGGTCCATATGTGATGAAGAGCTCTTCCTGAACTACCGGTACAGCAGCACGAAGGCGCGACCGGAGTGGTATACCccagtcgatgaagaagaggacaagAGGAGATGGAGCTAG